A window of Nicotiana tabacum cultivar K326 chromosome 24, ASM71507v2, whole genome shotgun sequence contains these coding sequences:
- the LOC107808624 gene encoding RNA-binding KH domain-containing protein RCF3 isoform X1 — MAGQRNNFGKRMQSESDYTRNDGSKRRNPTDEKESNSIGPEDTVFRYLCPTGKIGSIIGVGGDIAKQLRTETNSKIRISETIPGCEERVVTIYSASEETNVYEDTGDLISPAQDALLKVHDRVFAEELRMEEDLEDPQQITIRMLVPSDQIGCVIGKGGQVIQNMRSETGAQIRVLSSEHLPPCALSSDELIQITGEGAVVKKALYQVAARLRDNPSRSQHQLLSSPSIYRSGAGLVNPHAGPQVMGMTSLMGPYGSYKSDGRSRSASVKEFAVRLVCPTENIGAVIGKGGSIIKQLRQESGASIKVDSAAAEGDDCIIFVSAKEAYEDQSPTIDAIMRLQPRSSEKTEKDSGDAILTTRLLVPSSRVGCLIGKGGSIVNEMRNTTRASIRILSKENLPKVASEDDEMVQITGDVNVAGNALLQVLMRLRANIFEMEGSFAAFSPPVSYLPLSPSMSDGSRYANRDNKSRRHGYSSYSGGHDYNDSSPSDSYGGSQVGGGGGYAPYGVYSSGRSSSAGVSSHNSSAYGKSYGY; from the exons ATGGCAGGCCAGAGGAATAACTTTGGGAAGAGAATGCAATCGGAATCTGACTATACTAGGAATGACGGAAGTAAGAGAAGGAATCCAACTGatgaaaaagaatcaaattccatTGGTCCAGAGGATACTGTTTTTCGTTATTTGTGCCCCACAGGAAAAATCGGAAGTATCATTGGAGTTGGTGGGGACATTGCAAAACAATTAAGGACTGAAACTAATTCAAAGATTAGGATAAGCGAGACCATTCCTGGCTGCGAGGAGCGTGTGGTAACTATTTATAGCGCAAGTGAAGAAACTAATGTCTATGAAGATACTGGTGATCTGATTTCACCTGCTCAAGATGCTCTATTGAAGGTGCATGACCGAGTCTTTGCTGAAGAACTGCGTATGGAAGAAGACCTAGAGGATCCTCAGCAGATTACGATAAGAATGCTTGTCCCATCAGATCAAATAGGTTGTGTGATAGGGAAAGGTGGGCAAGTAATCCAGAATATGCGCAGTGAAACAGGCGCACAAATTCGGGTATTAAGCAGTGAGCACTTGCCGCCTTGTGCCTTAAGCTCCGATGAACTTATCCAG ATAACTGGAGAAGGTGCAGTTGTTAAGAAAGCACTTTATCAAGTAGCAGCGCGCCTCCGTGATAATCCATCACGGTCCCAACATCAATTGCTGTCGTCGCCCAGCATATATAGGTCTGGTGCTGGACTTGTTAATCCTCATGCGGGTCCCCAAGTCATGGGCATGACATCATTGATGGGTCCTTATGGGAGTTACAAAAGTGATGGTAGAAGTCGATCTGCTTCTGTAAAGGAGTTTGCAGTTCGTTTGGTTTGTCCAACTGAAAATATAGGAGCTGTAATTGGCAAAGGTGGAAGCATTATCAAACAGCTAAGACAGGAATCAGGTGCATCTATTAAAGTCGATAGTGCTGCAGCTGAAGGAGATGATTGCATTATATTTGTATCAGCTAAGGAG GCATATGAAGATCAATCCCCAACCATTGATGCAATAATGCGCTTGCAACCAAGAAGTAGTGAGAAAACTGAAAAAGATTCTGGTGATGCTATTCTGACGACTCGCCTGCTTGTACCTAGCTCACGAGTTGGATGCCTAATCGGTAAAGGTGGTTCCATTGTCAATGAGATGCGAAATACCACAAGGGCGAGCATCCGCATTCTTTCGAAGGAAAATCTTCCTAAAGTGGCATCTGAAGATGACGAGATGGTGCAG ATAACTGGAGATGTTAATGTTGCTGGCAATGCGTTATTACAAGTACTTATGCGGTTGAGGGCCAATATATTTGAGATGGAGGgaagttttgctgcattttctccTCCCGTTTCTTACCTCCCCTTGTCTCCAAGCATGTCAGATGGTTCAAGATATGCAAACCGTGATAATAAATCACGTCGGCATGGTTATTCATCATATTCTGGTGGACATGATTATAATGATTCGTCTCCAAGTGATAGTTATGGCGGTTCACAG GTTGGTGGTGGAGGTGGTTATGCACCATATGGCGTTTATTCCTCTGGGCGATCTAGTAGTGCAGG GGTTTCCAgccataactcttctgcctatgGTAAATCCTACGGATACTAG
- the LOC107808624 gene encoding RNA-binding KH domain-containing protein RCF3 isoform X2 yields MQSESDYTRNDGSKRRNPTDEKESNSIGPEDTVFRYLCPTGKIGSIIGVGGDIAKQLRTETNSKIRISETIPGCEERVVTIYSASEETNVYEDTGDLISPAQDALLKVHDRVFAEELRMEEDLEDPQQITIRMLVPSDQIGCVIGKGGQVIQNMRSETGAQIRVLSSEHLPPCALSSDELIQITGEGAVVKKALYQVAARLRDNPSRSQHQLLSSPSIYRSGAGLVNPHAGPQVMGMTSLMGPYGSYKSDGRSRSASVKEFAVRLVCPTENIGAVIGKGGSIIKQLRQESGASIKVDSAAAEGDDCIIFVSAKEAYEDQSPTIDAIMRLQPRSSEKTEKDSGDAILTTRLLVPSSRVGCLIGKGGSIVNEMRNTTRASIRILSKENLPKVASEDDEMVQITGDVNVAGNALLQVLMRLRANIFEMEGSFAAFSPPVSYLPLSPSMSDGSRYANRDNKSRRHGYSSYSGGHDYNDSSPSDSYGGSQVGGGGGYAPYGVYSSGRSSSAGVSSHNSSAYGKSYGY; encoded by the exons ATGCAATCGGAATCTGACTATACTAGGAATGACGGAAGTAAGAGAAGGAATCCAACTGatgaaaaagaatcaaattccatTGGTCCAGAGGATACTGTTTTTCGTTATTTGTGCCCCACAGGAAAAATCGGAAGTATCATTGGAGTTGGTGGGGACATTGCAAAACAATTAAGGACTGAAACTAATTCAAAGATTAGGATAAGCGAGACCATTCCTGGCTGCGAGGAGCGTGTGGTAACTATTTATAGCGCAAGTGAAGAAACTAATGTCTATGAAGATACTGGTGATCTGATTTCACCTGCTCAAGATGCTCTATTGAAGGTGCATGACCGAGTCTTTGCTGAAGAACTGCGTATGGAAGAAGACCTAGAGGATCCTCAGCAGATTACGATAAGAATGCTTGTCCCATCAGATCAAATAGGTTGTGTGATAGGGAAAGGTGGGCAAGTAATCCAGAATATGCGCAGTGAAACAGGCGCACAAATTCGGGTATTAAGCAGTGAGCACTTGCCGCCTTGTGCCTTAAGCTCCGATGAACTTATCCAG ATAACTGGAGAAGGTGCAGTTGTTAAGAAAGCACTTTATCAAGTAGCAGCGCGCCTCCGTGATAATCCATCACGGTCCCAACATCAATTGCTGTCGTCGCCCAGCATATATAGGTCTGGTGCTGGACTTGTTAATCCTCATGCGGGTCCCCAAGTCATGGGCATGACATCATTGATGGGTCCTTATGGGAGTTACAAAAGTGATGGTAGAAGTCGATCTGCTTCTGTAAAGGAGTTTGCAGTTCGTTTGGTTTGTCCAACTGAAAATATAGGAGCTGTAATTGGCAAAGGTGGAAGCATTATCAAACAGCTAAGACAGGAATCAGGTGCATCTATTAAAGTCGATAGTGCTGCAGCTGAAGGAGATGATTGCATTATATTTGTATCAGCTAAGGAG GCATATGAAGATCAATCCCCAACCATTGATGCAATAATGCGCTTGCAACCAAGAAGTAGTGAGAAAACTGAAAAAGATTCTGGTGATGCTATTCTGACGACTCGCCTGCTTGTACCTAGCTCACGAGTTGGATGCCTAATCGGTAAAGGTGGTTCCATTGTCAATGAGATGCGAAATACCACAAGGGCGAGCATCCGCATTCTTTCGAAGGAAAATCTTCCTAAAGTGGCATCTGAAGATGACGAGATGGTGCAG ATAACTGGAGATGTTAATGTTGCTGGCAATGCGTTATTACAAGTACTTATGCGGTTGAGGGCCAATATATTTGAGATGGAGGgaagttttgctgcattttctccTCCCGTTTCTTACCTCCCCTTGTCTCCAAGCATGTCAGATGGTTCAAGATATGCAAACCGTGATAATAAATCACGTCGGCATGGTTATTCATCATATTCTGGTGGACATGATTATAATGATTCGTCTCCAAGTGATAGTTATGGCGGTTCACAG GTTGGTGGTGGAGGTGGTTATGCACCATATGGCGTTTATTCCTCTGGGCGATCTAGTAGTGCAGG GGTTTCCAgccataactcttctgcctatgGTAAATCCTACGGATACTAG
- the LOC107808660 gene encoding uncharacterized protein LOC107808660 isoform X1: protein MLSSLLQGSGLKKACNMSNPSADESVKEPNVINDPPKGEDPKGSEVEENQVPSQEEEEELKKKYGGLVKKKPPLISKDHERAFFDSADWALGKQGGQKPKTPAEALRPKLEPTPHQQLRTRLSASSLTDAGEDGSNNGSDQLDDQSGTLAGDGENNS, encoded by the exons ATGTTATCCAGCTTACTCCAGGGCAGTGGATTG AAAAAAGCGTGCAATATGTCAAACCCAAGCGCAGATGAAAGTGTGAAGGAACCAAACGTTATTAATGATCCTCCTAAAGGTGAAGATCCAAAGGGTTCAGAAGTAGAAGAAAACCAAGTTCCATCTCAAGAGGAGGAG GAGGAACTGAAGAAGAAGTATGGTGGCTTGGTGAAAAAGAAACCTCCATTGATATCTAAG GACCATGAACGTGCTTTCTTTGATTCTGCGGACTGGGCATTAGGAAAG CAAGGGGGACAGAAGCCCAAAACGCCTGCTGAGGCACTTCGCCCAAAATTGGAG CCTACGCCACACCAGCAACTTCGTACTCGGCTCTCAGCTTCTTCTCTGACAGATGCCGGTGAAG ATGGTAGCAACAACGGCTCTGACCAGCTAGATGACCAGAGCGGAACACTAGCAGGCGACGGTGAGAATAATTCTTAG
- the LOC107808660 gene encoding uncharacterized protein LOC107808660 isoform X2 — MSNPSADESVKEPNVINDPPKGEDPKGSEVEENQVPSQEEEEELKKKYGGLVKKKPPLISKDHERAFFDSADWALGKQGGQKPKTPAEALRPKLEPTPHQQLRTRLSASSLTDAGEDGSNNGSDQLDDQSGTLAGDGENNS, encoded by the exons ATGTCAAACCCAAGCGCAGATGAAAGTGTGAAGGAACCAAACGTTATTAATGATCCTCCTAAAGGTGAAGATCCAAAGGGTTCAGAAGTAGAAGAAAACCAAGTTCCATCTCAAGAGGAGGAG GAGGAACTGAAGAAGAAGTATGGTGGCTTGGTGAAAAAGAAACCTCCATTGATATCTAAG GACCATGAACGTGCTTTCTTTGATTCTGCGGACTGGGCATTAGGAAAG CAAGGGGGACAGAAGCCCAAAACGCCTGCTGAGGCACTTCGCCCAAAATTGGAG CCTACGCCACACCAGCAACTTCGTACTCGGCTCTCAGCTTCTTCTCTGACAGATGCCGGTGAAG ATGGTAGCAACAACGGCTCTGACCAGCTAGATGACCAGAGCGGAACACTAGCAGGCGACGGTGAGAATAATTCTTAG
- the LOC107808604 gene encoding uncharacterized protein LOC107808604 yields MDEVSSFCAKHDILVPKMEEFYIPGKSKRRPSSVTYSHHLRVELFYAVIDLQLRFDVVSSNLLLGMASLNPANSFANFDKERIMILAKHYPDEFGELKLRDLSRQLDTFIWHMQHGDPRFSDLKGIGDLAKALVEANLVETYSLIYLLVKLTLILPVVTTTVERAFSSMKYVKDELRSSISDAFLNDC; encoded by the coding sequence ATGGATGAAGTATCTTCATTTTGTGCAAAACATGATATTTTGGTACCCAAGATGGAAGAATTCTATATTCCTGGAAAGTCGAAGCGTAGGCCTTCTAGTGTTACTTATTCACATCACTTACGTGTTGAGCTTTTTTATGCAGTGATTGATTTACAACTTCGTTTTGATGTTGTGAGTAGTAACTTGCTTCTTGGTATGGCTAGCTTGAATCCGGCTAACTCATTTGCTAATTTTGATAAGGAAAGAATAATGATATTGGCCAAGCATTATCCCGATGAATTTGGTGAATTGAAGCTTCGAGATCTTAGTCGCCAACTTGACACTTTCATATGGCACATGCAACATGGTGACCCTAGGTTCTCTGATTTGAAAGGAATTGGTGATTTGGCAAAAGCATTGGTTGAGGCAAATCTTGTAGAGACTTATTCACTTATTTATTTGCTTGTAAAATTGACTTTAATTTTACCTGTCGTAACTACAACGGTAGAAAGAGCATTCTCATCCATGAAGTACGTCAAAGATGAATTGCGTAGTAGTATTAGTGATGCATTTTTAAATGATTGTTAG